A single window of Salminus brasiliensis chromosome 18, fSalBra1.hap2, whole genome shotgun sequence DNA harbors:
- the LOC140539587 gene encoding odorant receptor 131-2-like: MAATNGSTVDAFAYQDFIRAELNWVTFTKLVVIIVLTVLFVYVNFVILYALSSKHVFKESSRYILFAHMLFNDSVHLLLTFVLFFLALMFLKLGKAGCSLILFLDATTFYNAPLNLAVMSLERYVAICFPLKHAEIATQKRTFIAISFIWLFGSMNILINIITSAVVDPNFFYVQMFCSFEQIFMQPWQPDLFSGFNVILFVSVTLIIVFTYISIMITARSVSSNKDSAKKAHKTVLLHLIQLGLCTTSFLYSTIERALYIVTDSGTSIFLHLRYLNFLFLLILPRCLSPVIYGLRDDSVRPLFKNHFFHCSGKFHTAVNVQ, translated from the coding sequence ATGGCAGCCACCAATGGAAGCACTGTGGATGCTTTTGCTTATCAGGATTTCATCAGAGCGGAACTGAACTGGGTAACTTTCACAAAGCTGGTTGTAATAATAGTGCTAACTGTATTATTTGTGTATGTGAACTTTGTTATTCTCTATGCTCTAAGCAGTAAGCATGTTTTTAAGGAATCTTCACGCTACATCCTCTTTGCCCACATGCTGTTTAATGACTCTGTTCATCTCCTTCTAacctttgtcttgtttttcttggCCCTGATGTTCCTTAAGCTGGGTAAAGCTGGCTGTTCTCTGATCCTTTTTTTGGATGCTACAACATTTTACAACGCACCTTTAAACCTGGCTGTGATGTCACTGGAGCGCTATGTGGCCATATGTTTTCCTctaaaacatgctgaaatagcCACTCAGAAAAGGACTTTCATTGCTATTAGCTTTATTTGGTTATTTGGCTCCATGAATATCTTGATCAACATCATTACTTCAGCAGTTGTGGACCCTAATTTCTTCTATGTACAAATGTTTTGCTCTTTTGAACAAATTTTCATGCAGCCCTGGCAGCCTGATTTATTCAGTGGGTTTAATGTGATTCTTTTTGTATCAGTGACTCTGATTATTGTCTTCACCTACATCAGCATTATGATCACAGCCAGGTCTGTGTCCTCCAATAAAGACTCTGCTAAGAAAGCCCACAAGACTGTGCTGCTGCATCTAATTCAGCTGGGCCTGTGCACTACCTCCTTTTTGTACAGCACCATAGAGAGGGCACTGTATATTGTGACTGATAGTGGTACCTCCATCTTTTTACACCTGCGATATCTAAACTTTCTCTTCCTCCTGATTCTGCCTCGCTGTCTGAGCCCTGTCATCTATGGGCTGAGAGATGATTCTGTAAGGCCCTTATTCAAAAATcatttcttccactgctcaGGAAAATTTCACACTgctgtaaatgtacagtaa